A single genomic interval of Helianthus annuus cultivar XRQ/B chromosome 13, HanXRQr2.0-SUNRISE, whole genome shotgun sequence harbors:
- the LOC110897439 gene encoding homeobox-leucine zipper protein HOX11, which translates to MELALSLGDTPKPFSLLDHHSGSQQQKMKDLGFCMGLGSTRNLEDLHIKNMMREKDDEKVISCSSSSDPSSSPPPLPLQLDLLPFSPVLKSPPPPPPPSLSHRPFPWLSKNLIVESGSQSKLVKVIDAKPLTTVSDGEELAAGEYSSPNNSNSGTSSFQMDFSSIFNGGRSFNSRKRDLELSVNLELVDATERDHRACSRGGGGMSDEDENGLTRKKLRLTKEQSAFLEDSFKEHNTLNPKQKQALAKQLNLRPRQVEVWFQNRRARTKLKQTEVDCEYLKRCCETLTEENRRLQKELQELRALKTNQPYYMQMPATTLTMCPSCERVATTTTSTTTTSPCQQAPPTGSHGL; encoded by the exons atGGAACTTGCTTTGAGTTTAGGAGATACTCCAAAACCCTTTTCGTTGCTGGATCATCACAGCGGATCCCAACAACAGAAGATGAAAGATTTAGGGTTTTGCATGGGGTTAGGAAGCACAAGAAATCTTGAAGATCTTCACATCAAGAACATGATGAGAGagaaagatgatgagaaagttATAAGTTGTTCTTCTTCATCGGATCCGTCATCATCACCACCGCCGCTGCCGCTGCAACTTGATCTCCTTCCCTTCTCTCCGGTTCTTAAATCGCcgccaccacccccaccaccgtCGTTGTCTCACCGGCCCTTCCCATGGCTCTCAAAAAACT TGATAGTTGAGTCCGGATCACAATCTAAACTAGTGAAAGTTATCGATGCAAAACCGTTAACAACAGTATCCGACGGTGAAGAACTGGCAGCAGGAGAATATTCATCTCCGAACAACAGTAACAGTGGAACGTCGTCGTTTCAGATGGATTTCTCATCCATTTTCAACGGTGGAAGATCATTCAACTCGAGGAAAAGAGATTTGGAACTAAGTGTAAATCTTGAATTGGTAGATGCTACAGAAAGAGATCATAGAGCTTGTTCAAGAGGAGGTGGTGGTATGAGTGATGAAGATGAAAACGGGTTAACCCGGAAAAAGCTCCGACTCACTAAAGAACAATCTGCATTTTTAGAAGATAGTTTTAAAGAACATAATACACTTAACCCT AAACAAAAGCAAGCTTTAGCTAAACAGTTGAATCTACGTCCACGACAAGTCGAAGTTTGGTTTCAAAACAGAAGGGCAAG GACAAAACTGAAGCAAACTGAGGTCGACTGCGAGTATTTAAAACGATGTTGTGAAACCCTAACCGAAGAAAATCGAAGGTTGCAAAAAGAACTTCAAGAATTACGAGCTTTAAAGACTAATCAACCATACTACATGCAAATGCCGGCCACCACACTCACCATGTGCCCGTCTTGTGAACGTGTTGCCACCACCACaaccagcaccaccaccacctctcccTGCCAACAAGCACCGCCTACGGGCAGCCATGGACTTTAG